In one Apostichopus japonicus isolate 1M-3 chromosome 18, ASM3797524v1, whole genome shotgun sequence genomic region, the following are encoded:
- the LOC139958602 gene encoding secretin receptor-like, protein MDNDILSRHKQDCVDAILASQPKDADDQSYCEKVWDGVICWNETKAGETASHPCPDYYMNIFDISPDAVATRVCDVNGTWKFYPDHNKSWTDYSKCLSYVQEPIKPQQAFQILYSVGYILSLIALVVAMIIFLYFRKLRCPRNTIHMQFFVSFILRATFVFIRDILQANEFTYGTPFCKLAFTLTQYFLVANYYWLLVEGVYLHSLITVAVFSGKTNLRYYFALGWGCPALIVLPWAIRNIVAEEPSCWWDNVTTNNTYWIIKAPVMLSILVNFVLFLNITRVLATKLTASNAAEARVYSKLAKSTLVLIPIFGVYYIVTVGMHASADPTVTLVRMYVDLIISPFQGLFMAILYCFLNGDVQAEIQRKWKLHKINRTLSTTRSVAPRSQAHSRSSVSTPPRKDSVEDGLKNEPVRTSHRFSVIGQIIALKSRLFQKKPSKGQMNGSVSNHKDTTNGRPLTDTCSKNMTETEHLTAATEDELPKETTRLNASSSEDNRNEDMIEESKETQSDEDRLLEHNDSTTEKESTLPSEEGENSQKKGVHFAANIETEV, encoded by the exons ATGGACAATGACATCTTATCGAGGCACAAGCAAGATTGCGTAGACGCCATCCTAGCCTCCCAGCCTAAAGATG cgGACGATCAATCTTATTGTGAAAAGGTTTGGGATGGAGTAATATGTTGGAACGAGACGAAGGCAGGTGAAACCGCCTCTCACCCGTGTCCAGATTATTACATGAACATATTCGATATTTCCC CGGATGCGGTAGCAACAAGAGTCTGCGATGTAAATGGCACATGGAAATTTTATCCAGACCACAACAAATCGTGGACTGACTATTCCAAATGCTTAAGTTACGTACAAGAACCA ATAAAACCACAACAAGCCTTTCAAATATTGTACAGTGTTGGTTACATCCTCTCATTGATAGCTCTTGTGGTGGCGATGATCATATTCCTCTATTTCAG AAAGTTACGGTGTCCTCGGAATACCATCCACATGCAGTTTTTTGTATCGTTTATTCTGCGAGCTACTTTCGTTTTCATCCGGGATATTTTGCAAGCTAACGAATTCACATACGGG ACTCCATTTTGTAAGTTGGCGTTTACCCTTACACAGTACTTTCTGGTGGCCAATTACTACTGGTTGTTAGTGGAGGGTGTGTACTTACACTCGCTTATTACAGTCGCTGTTTTCTCTGGTAAAACTAACTTACGGTATTACTTCGCCCTTGGATGGG GTTGTCCTGCACTGATTGTACTGCCATGGGCGATTCGTAATATTGTGGCGGAAGAGCCCAG TTGCTGGTGGGACAATGTTACGACAAATAACACCTATTGGATAATCAAAGCACCAGTTATGTTATCTATTCTG gtCAATTTCGTTCTATTTCTGAACATAACACGAGTTCTTGCGACCAAACTGACAGCCTCAAATGCAGCGGAAGCAAGAGTTTACAG TAAACTGGCAAAGTCCACTTTGGTCTTAATCCCTATTTTTGGAGTGTATTACATTGTTACTGTTGGCATGCACGCTTCCGCAGACCCAACAGTGACTCTAGTACGAATGTATGTTGACctcatcatttcaccatttcaa GGCTTGTTCATGGCCATCTTGTATTGCTTCCTCAATGGAGACGTCCAGGCAGAAATTCAGCGAAAATGGAAGTTACATAAAATTAATCGTACTTTAAGTACAACGAGATCGGTTGCTCCCCGAAGCCAAGCCCACTCCCGCTCTTCCGTCTCAACACCACCAAGGAAAGATTCTGTTGAGGACGGGCTCAAAAACGAACCAGTGCGAACGTCTCACAGGTTTTCAGTGATTGGGCAAATTATTGCTTTGAAAAGCCGCCTCTTTCAGAAGAAGCCAAGTAAGGGACAAATGAATGGATCAGTCAGCAATCATAAGGATACCACCAATGGACGACCATTAACTGACACTTGTAGTAAAAATATGACTGAAACAGAACATTTAACTGCCGCCACTGAGGACGAACTACCAAAAGAAACGACAAGGCTAAATGCGTCGTCGAGTGAGGATAACAGAAATGAAGACATGATCGAAGAAAGTAAAGAGACACAATCGGATGAAGACAGGCTCTTAGAACATAATGATTCTACAACAGAAAAAGAGTCCACATTGCCCTCAGAAGAAGGCGAAAATAGCCAGAAAAAGGGCGTACACTTTGCTGCTAACATTGAAACAGAGGTCTGA